In the genome of Crassostrea angulata isolate pt1a10 chromosome 6, ASM2561291v2, whole genome shotgun sequence, the window ttaaaacttaaaaatataatgGCCAAAAAAgtaatctgataatttttacaatagtgTATTTTAATTTAACCCACATGCAATTGATTTTTACCATTGACAGATTATGAGACTGCAACCCTTTGATTTGCGGCGGAGATTGTACATTATATTCAAGGGAGAAGAGGGTTTAGATTATGGTGGAGTAGCAAGGTAGTTATGATACCAGATTCATTGGTTTATTGTAGTATTAACTGGATACATGACGTCTTGCAGGGTGATTGTATGAATCATCTGGACATTTAGCATGTTTTTAGTATATAGTTAATATATTAATCACTGAATTAGTTATTTAAAGGGTAATGTGTTGTTATGTAACATTATACTGgtaataaacatacatgtataaggattcaaacaaatatcaattgagaaagaaataatataaatgtgcGTAGACATGTACATGTGATAACAGATAATTaagttgataattttgaaatgacCACAAATTTGGCTTTGTTTTTAGCACTCTATGGCAATTATTCCCatgacaatacatgtacttcattacCTGTACATAATAAAAGACTTTTTGATGTTTTGTGCCTACACATTTGGATAATGTCCTTATGTCTGTGCTTCAGGGAGTGGTTTTTCCACCTGTCTCACGATGTCCTCAATCCCATGTACTGCCTGTTTGAATATGCCAGTACCAGTAACTACTGTCTGCAGATTAACGCAGCCTCGAGCGTCAATCCCGACCACCTCGTGTACTTCCGGTTCATCGGCAGATTCATTGCAATGGTGAGGGCACTGTACTGGACATATCACAGTCAATCTCTCATGTACCGGTACTCTTATTGACTGGGGGCCGAGCAATCTCAAATAAAGTTTTGCTtccaatatatacatatatcttgaAAAAGTAAGTTctgtatgatttttaaatagagGATATGGAATTTCAGGCACTCTATCATGGAAAGTTCATTGATAGCGGCTTTACCCTGCCCTTCTACAAGAGGATGTTGAGCAAAAAATTGTACTTGAAGGACATAGAAACGATCGATCCTGAATTTTACAACTCCCTTGTGTGGATAAGGTAAttgaaaagaaacaaattataaaaagacCATGTGGTACTCagtcaaataaattttgtcaatAATTAGAAGATTATCTCTGAGTTACAGTTTATGCCatgaaatttattcaaattataatttttaaatcaggGATTTTATATAATGTACAGTGATAGCAtgtttatttcatgttttctatttcttttttaaccTTAAATTTTAGATATTACATTTATACTACATTTGTGCAATTTTCTGCTGTATTTATTGAATTGATCTGTAATTTCTTGTTTCTGTACCCATATGTCCTTTCTTCTGCATGGCATTTTATGATTTGTGATTTCAGGGATAACAACATAGAGGAGTGTGGGTTAGAGTTGTTCTTTACCGCAGACTTTGAAGTCCTGGGGAAAGTGGAGCAGCATGATCTGAAAGAGGGGGGCTCTGAAATCAAGGTCACAGAGGAAAACAAGGAGGAATACATCGAGTAAGAGCTTTTCAAAGTCGGAGGTCATTCTCTAAATGTattgtacatcaaacaattttaattgGCGATGacttttttggaagttttaATTACCACTGATGAACCTGTTTGTGACGATTAATATTTGCAATAAAGCTTTATGTAAATGAATGAAAGAGACATAGAATGACTGGTTGGTGGAAGTAAGTTTTCACAGGATGATGGCCCTTGCAATTCTTGCTGAATTGTACGTGCACACAAGTAAAAGTTTGTCTACAGAACTTgcatgtagatttttttttaaggttaatGCGATCAAACAAGGATTTCTGATGTTGTCTTTTTCTTTATAGTTTGATGACTAATTGGAGATTCTCAAGAGGGGTGGAGGAGCAATCAAAGGCTTTCCTGGACGGCTTCAGTGAGGTGGTCCCGCTTCAGTggcttcagtactttgatgagaGGGAGCTGGaggtatgtacatgtttatcacCTTATTGTCTTACACCATTGGTTGTCTATTTGTCTCTGATGAAGAAGATATTTTGGGTGCAGGTTGTAGAAATACAGTGTGAcaaagatatttgatatatgatTTGAATGTAAGGCATGTAGAAGCTGAAATCAGAGATGTAGTTTacaactgtaatttttttttcaacagctGATGTTGTGTGGTATGCAAGAAATGGATGTGGATGACTGGGAGAGGAACACGATTTACAGGCATTACCAGAGGAACTCCAAACAGGTCATGTGGTTCTGGAAGGTTAGTCTTAACATCAAcagacttatacatgtacttattttaaTAATGCTTTCAATCCTTGTAGGGGATTTTTCCACTGCAAAGTTTCATTATATCTTATGTTTCTTTGCATCTCTCAATCTGACATCAACAAAggacaagtaaaaaaaaatactcaaaagttgaagaaattttgatataattgtaaattgtatttttacttCAGTTTGTGAGGGAAATTGACAACGAGAAGAAGATTCGTCTATTACAGTTTGTCACTGGAACTTGTCGACTCCCAGTAGGGGGTTTTGCAGAATTGATgggtatgtatacatgtacatgaaattgtattcaATTTACTTTTCTTcgagagaaaaatctttaagcAATATCACCACAAAcctgtaaattttaaacaattagaAATACTAGTACTACAgtacatttataattaaaaactacatgtactgagTTTTCCACTTGAAAACAGAAACATAATTATGcctaagatacatgtaaatgaagaaTGGTTTCTCATTGATTTTCAGGGAGCAATGGTCCACAGAGATTTTGTATAGAAAAAGTGGGCAAGGAAACCTGGCTTCCCAGGAGTCACACCTGCTTCAATAGACTAGACTTACCTCCTTATAGAAGTTATGAACAATTAGTGGAAAAATTAACGATGGCAATTGAAGAGACAGAGGGTTTCGGGCAGGAGTAACAGCAGCTGTTTGTGGGACTTTGTGGCAGAGTCTTTCAGATCAGACCTGGACTGTGTGCCTCGGGTCACATTGATATTGGACTTTATTATGTTCTGTGATCTTTATCCCCCCTTTTCAATTCTATcaacagaaacaaaacaagattCTTTTTAGATGGTTATTTGTTGTGAAAATTTTCATGTTtctgtttggtattttcgtttttgtttatatattcattttaaaatgtttatcaacttttttttttggacttTATTTGAATCATGATTGTGATGTCTGCAATTAGTTTGATGAAACTTGTGGAATATTTGTGGCTTtggaaaaaaacttttttcctGTGAATCGGAATAAGGAAGTATGTGAAATGTACATTATGACTTACGTCAAAGACAAGACATTATTGGGGACAGGAGGGTAAGATGATACAGATgtataaattacaaatattgatATGTGAGGCTCGAGCTTTGCTCAAAGATTTGCCTGGAAACTGTCCTGTCAGCAGTAATGGGAACTTTCCTCTCTGCAGTTAcgctttttacatgtatttgcaaatgGAGCATTTTATAAATGCTCTGCATCGTCTGTGATACGTCAAAAACCATGCAGTTGGTCATTGACTTTGTGTTGCAgatttttattgggggggggggggatagttTAGAAGAATTGAGTTAAGTAAATTTACTGAAATAGGCTTCAAATGGATACCATAATTATAAGGGAAAATTCAGTTACAGTTTCACTATAGCTaccagtatatacatgtatttatctttttgtattttgaggtacattttgaaaaaattgtaagtTACGTTTGGTTCAGTATGTTTCTTGTGGGAACAATTTGTCGCAGATGGATTCCCTGGTTAACATGCAGCAGTCTCAAGGCTAGTAAGAAAACAGCATTTTAACTTTCCCAATGTTGTGTGCATGTGGTGTCTGGGTATTTTCTTTAGGCGCTTGACCCCCATTTAGAGCAGGGATTCATTATCTATATAgcaactcattccacatttttttttcacacagtCATTCTGTTTCACCAGTTAAGAGATTAATTTgtgaattattttaatttgtaatgagtttttgttttcataataaaagACAAGTTATCTAACCCTGGTACTCGGAAGATAATGCATGGACTCCATTCTCTCTCTATGTATTGCAATGGTTCACAGCTTATCTGAGGATTAAGTGAGGTTTTCATATTATGGAACAGTCAGCTTTGTAAGAATTCACATAGCTAGCGTCTTCCACCACAGAAATTGGCAGAATCCCAAAGACTTACACAGacaatttgaattgaaatactgtaaatcattgtaaaatttaatgtatatcATATTCAAAAATTACATATCCTTCTAATAGTCAGAGGCATAGGCCCATGTATCGTTCTAAAAcaagttttcttttattaaaaggCATGTATGTGTTCTGAATGTGTGAAAAATCAATTCTTGTTGCAAATGCATCAGATCTTGTTGTCCCTTGTTGTTATCATTTGTATTGCAATATTGTCTGTTTTCATTGATAtaattgatgtaaaaaaaaaaaaaagaaagattattttatatgtattatttattgcAGGCTACTATGTCCATCTATCATGTTATAGAAACACTTGATTATCTTCTCACTCGAATACACTTCTGTTTATATAGACACAAGAATAGTCCATCTTGTTGTTGGTCGTGGTGTATTTGAGAATATGGTTATACTGCGAGTATTGATGTTATTATCATGCATATACAGAAATATAAGTAATCCTTTTAATTCGGCGTGTGTTTGCTTCCCTTTGATTTAATTACCAACAATTTGACCTTCTtatagtatactttatattgtttttatgattaaaaaaaaagattgttgaaataaaatgatgcaGAGATTGTATCTATCTGTAATTTGATGGTTATTTAGTCAGGAAATATTTTAACAGGAAATCTCCATGTTTTTCTTGATTGTGGTGAGAAAGGGCTACCTAATAAAGTGTAGTAGGAAAGGAGGAATGAGTACGAAAACATATGGCTGGACCGGGAATCAAACCGGGGACCCTTGTaactctagtcaggagctctaccactgagctacccagGCCGATATCCACGGTACATGTAGCCCCAACTACTACATTCCTCCCTCCTTAAATAGTCTTCGACCCTGAAGACACAACACAAGTTCACCTTGTCAGGacttattatttacatatatatgccTGAACAAGGAAGGCCACGGCACCATCTGTAGTAGGAAAGGAGGAATGAGTATATTAATACAACGAAAACATATGGCTGGACCGGGAATCGAACCCGGGACCCCtgcaactctagtcaggagctctaccactgagctacccagGCCGATATCCACGGTCCATGTAGCTCCAACTACTACAAAAGAAaagcaaaatgttttattaccCCTAGCTTCATCAAAGGATCAATAAGAAGGCTTACTGCTTGTAAGAGCAAGGTGGGTGTACAATTATCTTGCATTTCGACTTACCATAATCATGTACACAACTGAAGTTTCTTGGGGATTATATTCTATGGTTTCCAGTAAAAGTGGTTGGGGCAGGTTAGGCTGAATGATCAGTGAAATCATGGCATATAAGAAATATCAACTGCTCTAACCCAGTTTACATCTGTAGCTAtcaaatttcctttaaaatttttCCATCCAATGTACTATTTAGGACTTACTGGATTATATTCCTTATAATTTGCATTTTATTATATTccttataattcaattttctatcGACAAGTACAAAAATTAAGACAAATCATGCCTCCAACACGTTGTTATAAGACGTCATGCAGATTGATGCGGCGTCTTTCATGTGATTTTGGGAATTAAATCGGAATTAACACTtcacaaaaaacaaatattcgAACATTCATTTTAAATCGTATAGTATCACATGTACCTGATGAAATATATCGGAAGAAAATGGGATTCTATACTTGTACATTCTAGCTAGTATGCAGGGTTCCATGCCTATGAACTTGAAATTCCATGCAACTGAAAATGatctaataaataaataaaattccaacACAAATccaattttaatgatttttattaacatattcattttttcctattttttttttcatcagtatttaatattaacatgaatgcattaaaagaaaaatctgcATGTAacaatgacattaaaaaagatgaaatagGAATTGGGGGCTGGGGCTGATGTTCTGCTGTTTTTCTGCACTATATCCATTTCCACTGAAAGTAATGTGTCTTGAAAGTTGCGTATAAtttggttatacatgtacaacagacGTAAACCCATTCCCATTAcatatttaaatacatatacattctCAATCTATAATAGGGCAATGGGACTCCACATTTCTTAATCAAATGGACACataattcatttcaaattttgtcttaatacaaaattctattttttttactaaccaTATAGTTTACATATTCATTAAACTGCTTAGGTATTGAAATGGCACAAGTATTAATTCACAAGTAAAGGCTaactctgcaaaaaaaaaaataagacttaTCTGGCAGAACTTGctccaaatttaaaaataaagattagCAAGAAAATAACAAtgcatgaaaatatttttagagcATAAAAATGACtttctcaaaattctttgaCACCAAATATGAAGTAACCTTGCaagttataaatacatgtataaatggtTCACTGATGAATCAAGGAATTATTTGCACCATTACATAACACAATCCGAGTGATACTTTCgtcaaaatgaatatttacacAACCCCTTGTTTGTTGGCTCAACCTAAGGTGTAAAACACTTCTGTTTGGCATTataaaacaatgataaatataagcaataaaaCATAAAGATGATGTGCTGCAGAATTAATTCGAACTCTATGCACTCGGATGATGTTCCAATCGACAGCAGGGAGATGTAGTCTGCCATTTCTTCAATGAAACACATAGCACTATAATAATAGCATTACACAATTCTACCTATAGCAGCAAAACAGGTAACACAGGATCTCATGTCTTTCTCGCACATTTCTACTGTGAGGGTATCTGCCGTCTTTTCATTGTTAACgcaagttaattttttaaatctttaaacatggaataattaaaatgtactATAGTGACAGAAAAAAAGAGCATCATTCATGCAAATAATGAAACAAGATGGCCTATAAAATGAGATCAcaagatcaaaataaaatattgtacaataAATAAGGACAACGTAAAATGCCACCTGACTTGCAGCCCCTAAAACTCAAAAAGTACACGTGCCTTTCGAAAGGCCAACACTTGCCCGAGGTAAGAATTAGAGGGTGTCATTGCTCCGTTTCTTTCTTCCCAATCAGGCACAGCTCAAGTAACAAAGTTTGTGCAAATCTGAACAGCACCATAAATAACATGTAACCCATGGCAACATATCACAAGTAAAACAAGTGGTAATCATAACAACAAACAAATGcaaacacacacatacatacacacacacatccATTCAAACTGTATTTAAGTTGTTCTATACTCTCTTACCAACAAAAATTAGGTCAAACTACAAACAAAAATTCACATTTGtcaaataaatgttaattaaaccTTTCTTAAAATTCTTACAGTAGACAAAAATATTGGGCAAAGCTTTCAAAGCAGTTTGCACTTCCCTTCActtatattttgttctacagatactgtaaaccaacttttattcgcatgCGAGAAATTTTTTGCGTGGTTAGCGAGAGCCTTGTCGTCACGAATATTTCTCGCTGTGAACCAATCCTTtgtctatagtttttataacaatacaggtttagataaggcttggtcgcgaaccAGTTTATTGACAGTTGAttgcgaaataaagtcgccacgaataaaaattggtttacagtatatttcattatttacccTGATCTTGAATTCATATACCGGTagatgtttgggtttttttttcttaaatatatacattgtatttatatggataaaatttatataaaattaaagttttgcAAGAAAAATACagctattaattttacatattacaGTCTACTGTGATTTTACTTTTGGAAAGTTCTACTACCTACCATTATTAACAGAATCCCAAAAAATGAGTAATGTTTATATAGCCCTGGTTCAATGTAATGATCAAATATTgagcaaaaaattaaaaaaaatcatttagtcAGAATGAAAATTCAGAAATAACTTCCAAATCGTACAAAATCAACACCAACATAAAAATCATATGTAAATGCATTCAGAAGCACAATAAAGTAAGCATGACTATCAAATCTTATATGGTACAAACATGTTATAATCATGTAGAAAATCTCAATGCTTAtacaatattgaatttaaaaaaaaaatcccgttTAATACAATGGTTTATATGAATCAACAtgacataaaattatttacagaaaatgtatgcattttGAGAAACTCGAGCAAGTTCTTATGTCCTCTCTCTCTATCAATGTGTATTTTACAAGATATCAAAAATAGATACTTCATGCATCTTAACATATACCAGTCTCCAAGTGGTGTGCAAGTCCATGAATCTATCAGCACATGATTCTATCTGGAGATGGTGGACAGCTGGGATGAAATTTTCTGATGAGAACCACTTCCTTGAGATCACACAAGAGAAATTTCGAATACAAATAGCTGCATAAATGATATCAATGAActcttattttataaaaaaaaaaaaaaaattgtgtctaAATCCATACAATACCTTTTCCTTAAATTTACCACATTTTTCTGAATTACCATACAACAgccattttttaatatatcatgacgtatgaaaaaaatatcattgaaatattGTGTAATTCATTGACCTATCCcaaataatatacatttcatTGCAAGGTCCctcaataaaaagaaatttaaacttCAATCTAGGTTTGGTTTTGTAATTAGCAGGTAGAGCCAATACCTCCCTCAGCTTGGCCACATGGCTCGTCACTGTTACTAACTATTAAGATCCTTTGACCTTGAATTCTAAAAATGACCAAGAACCTAAACTTTATTTTGACCTTAAAGCCAAGCGATAAGAAATGACTATGCAATATGGTATTCAAGTTAAAAATATCCAAGTGTAGATAATGGGACAAAAATGCATACCATGAACCAATCATTgatttttgggagggggggcCACATAAAAGGGTCTTGTAACTGAATTAAGACAATGGTAGTAAATGagttaaacatatttaaaagaCTCTACAACCCAACACTGATACAAGTATTGTCTGTTGGGGAAAACATTTGACctataatgtacaaaagtatttccattaaaaataatatattcatcAAGGGCACAGATATAATTTTTAGTTTAATGACATAAGTcgtgtcaaaaaaaaaaaaaaaaaaaaatgaaccacAACGTCAAAGATCAGATGGCATTGCCACCTGTGTCTAGCTGTCCATCTGCCATTCTTTCACCAACAGCTGCTTCCACTATCTCCAAGATGCAGAAGGTCTGCTAtgctctgtttttttttctttttatagaaGAGCAATGGGTGGTTATTTGTATCTATCCTCTCTGGTATGTTGTACAAGAGACAGTTCGTGCCATCCTAAACATCAGAGAAATGACTGGCAAGTTCAGTGAAGCGGAACAACACTGCCACACTCCACTGCCCTTTAAGAGGCTGCACTATGGACACTCCCGTTGTAAACATGAgttatatttttgctttaatATATCATTGCTCGTCACTCTTTCGGTTCATAGTTCAAGTGATAATGACCTAAAAAAGATGCAATTTAAAGTGTAATAATTTCCCATTTATGCAACTGTGATAAAAAACACTAATATGAAAATTCcaaatagaacaaaacacaCATTAAAAGAGGAGTATTTGTCAATAGAAGATTTTACTTCTTGAAAAAAGAAACTAACAGATAAAAATATGGGAAACATTACCTCAAAACAGACAAAAGTATGTATGCTGACTTACCTAGAATAGATTCCATTGAGTTTTCACTACAGTCATGGCCTAAATGATCATGAGATCCACAATTGTAGCAGGAGACTACCCTTGGTTTTTCCTTGTGTTCCTTAATACTATTACTTCTCTGCAGGCCCTGGTTCATGATTGGTCCTGGAGCATTTCCAGTGGGGCCTGCTAGAGGAATACCATGAGTGTGAACAAAGTTATGATGATGATTGTTCAACAGGTACTCCTGATGAGCTACACCATTCAAGTTTTGGAAGGGCTGATAGTGATATGGGGGTATGAACGGATGGTGAATAAGTCCATTGGTCGAATGTGTCATAGCGGTTGTCCATGGAAATAATTGCTGGCTATGAAACATCTGACTAGGTATGAAGTGTAAGGGATATGATGCAGAAGTTCCTGAGTTCCCTGTACATCCACAACTCGAGCATGTCGAGTGTGCCGGTGATGACAGGTGCTGCATATTGGGGGTGGAGGTGGGGATGGTCTGTGGCTGACCCATTGAGGGATGCGGGGCCTGCTCCTGAGAGTGGACGTTGGAGATGGAGGTCTCAGAAAGAGAGTGAGTCATCTGGGGCTTTAAGCCGTTGACGGAGGGTGAGGAAGTGATGCTGTTGCTATTTGACATGGTCACAGAGGTGGAATTAGTCACTGAGCACACAAACGTCCGGTGTCCACTCACGGGACGTATTGCGTACGGATACTGGATGCGGGATTTCCCGCTGTTGTCCAAATGGGTGGTCACTGAGGTCACATTAGATGAAGAGGTCATTGTGGAAGCATCGGACCGTGGAATCGATGGAGCCATTCCTATTGGGATGCTAGCAACTTGGGTCCTTTTTCCATAACCAAGACTGTCTCCAGGCATATTAATGATGCTGTTGGGTGGGATTGCTTTGCTTGTGTGTGCTGGTTGTGCCTTTAATGGGCGTTGGGGGTTTATCACAGGGTAATATCCCGTGGAAGGGTCGGACTGATATCCTCCTGGCAAAGCGACCAGGCCTCCTACTTCATACCCTTCCTGACAATATCCATCCCCTGACATTGTCTTGTGAAGTCGACGTAAATGTGGTGAACCATTCTGGTGGgtcttttctggaaaaaaaaaatgttcttccaTTTAAAGCATTGAATCGTTTCTTTGTCGTTTTAGTCAATTTTAaaccaaacaaattaaaatttttcatatcaagaatcaaatcatttattcaacattttggTTACggtaattaacaaaaaaatattttttttaaaattttgtcataattttagtaaatttgaaaatattatttattttttttccattcaaagGATCATATCAATTCTAGATCATATAAGTCAAATTTTAACGACTATTGCCATAAACTTGCTAATACCTACCTTTCTCGTTTTCCTCTGAGGAACTGTCCGTCTCTTTAGCGATCACAGTTTTCTTTCTGAGTGAAGGACTCTGCAGCGGGCTAGAGTAGTCGGAGCCCGAGGGAGAGCTGTCTCGCGTCGAGGTCTGGCTGGCTGGTAGGTGGGGTTGTAATACTTGCACTGGGGGGTGGGGCATTGTTTGGAATGGTGGCTGTATCATTTGTGGATTCCAGATCTGTGGTATCTGCTGATAACTGTCTATCAAACCGTTGCTATGTTTGTctctgaaattgaaaatgaaaaatgtgttCTTTTAAGCTGCTTTCCTTTTTGgtgaaattgtaattaattcattcaattccatgttttttaatttttttgcacCCAAAACACTCACGTACATAAAATGAACTGcacaaaacaacaaataaaaacagtacatgtatatagatccTGGGTATTATCATAagcaaaataatattattactttatttttaaaaaattgggtaCCTTTTTAATGCAAGTCCTAACCGCACATTAGCTGCCTGTTCTTGAGTTAGAGCCAAAGAACCATTTTCATCCATGCTCGAATGCTGTAGTTGATAAACATGACATCATATGTAGAAACTTCAAATTGATTACAAATATGacaatgatatcaataattgcTCATGTGGGATAGGGTTTTCTCTATTCAACTGAACAACGAATGCCATTTTTTTCTCTTACATATATACTTTTAGGGAGAGAGCTTACTTCTATGAGTGGCTATctatatatacaaattaaactATTTACTCCACTTACTTTTAGGGGGGTGGGGCTTTCTgtgtataaacaatgaaaattctTACTTTTAGGG includes:
- the LOC128190676 gene encoding zinc finger CCHC domain-containing protein 2-like isoform X1, whose translation is MIGKDLDELCYEFGTLSPHQRIDVLSGLLEMCLGPELRFIGSVVVDLCKKDYIYLREQENKANKPEELTSLKQNPTDIKNLQQTMALNLALLHTDNTHCASIVFDILENNMKQAFSITTATEKESVDIILLVLTMAMRHPAFTFYQRTELYKYYMCVKKQLESVLCKVDSETRQEMHTEPRFNQEAEHICNLDVVKAERKREYKIQVTWQNNMKTEVLKTYQDFKEFHSKLVKQFPEEADLPRQDRKLPFFSGNPGTNVTKEDEQTIAQYTKHLLQMPKPILDSELVVNFFRGENNANKSLNAKSSTPVNATTVSKEADTVIGYPPVQVVNSPNPADVEPQPMQSLAPFPASCIVTQRLPPFVSPSHSPQSVNLMSPSSRSNTPEEQEGTNQIKQANVNQNCIEKAPPIKHSSMDENGSLALTQEQAANVRLGLALKRDKHSNGLIDSYQQIPQIWNPQMIQPPFQTMPHPPVQVLQPHLPASQTSTRDSSPSGSDYSSPLQSPSLRKKTVIAKETDSSSEENEKEKTHQNGSPHLRRLHKTMSGDGYCQEGYEVGGLVALPGGYQSDPSTGYYPVINPQRPLKAQPAHTSKAIPPNSIINMPGDSLGYGKRTQVASIPIGMAPSIPRSDASTMTSSSNVTSVTTHLDNSGKSRIQYPYAIRPVSGHRTFVCSVTNSTSVTMSNSNSITSSPSVNGLKPQMTHSLSETSISNVHSQEQAPHPSMGQPQTIPTSTPNMQHLSSPAHSTCSSCGCTGNSGTSASYPLHFIPSQMFHSQQLFPWTTAMTHSTNGLIHHPFIPPYHYQPFQNLNGVAHQEYLLNNHHHNFVHTHGIPLAGPTGNAPGPIMNQGLQRSNSIKEHKEKPRVVSCYNCGSHDHLGHDCSENSMESILGHYHLNYEPKE
- the LOC128190676 gene encoding zinc finger CCHC domain-containing protein 2-like isoform X2, which codes for MIGKDLDELCYEFGTLSPHQRIDVLSGLLEMCLGPELRFIGSVVVDLCKKDYIYLREQENKANKPEELTSLKQNPTDIKNLQQTMALNLALLHTDNTHCASIVFDILENNMKQAFSITTATEKESVDIILLVLTMAMRHPAFTFYQRTELYKYYMCVKKQLESVLCKVDSETRQEMHTEPRFNQEAEHICNLDVVKAERKREYKIQVTWQNNMKTEVLKTYQDFKEFHSKLVKQFPEEADLPRQDRKLPFFSGNPGTNVTKEDEQTIAQYTKHLLQMPKPILDSELVVNFFRGENNANKSLNAKSSTPVNATTVSKEADTVIGYPPVQVVNSPNPADEPQPMQSLAPFPASCIVTQRLPPFVSPSHSPQSVNLMSPSSRSNTPEEQEGTNQIKQANVNQNCIEKAPPIKHSSMDENGSLALTQEQAANVRLGLALKRDKHSNGLIDSYQQIPQIWNPQMIQPPFQTMPHPPVQVLQPHLPASQTSTRDSSPSGSDYSSPLQSPSLRKKTVIAKETDSSSEENEKEKTHQNGSPHLRRLHKTMSGDGYCQEGYEVGGLVALPGGYQSDPSTGYYPVINPQRPLKAQPAHTSKAIPPNSIINMPGDSLGYGKRTQVASIPIGMAPSIPRSDASTMTSSSNVTSVTTHLDNSGKSRIQYPYAIRPVSGHRTFVCSVTNSTSVTMSNSNSITSSPSVNGLKPQMTHSLSETSISNVHSQEQAPHPSMGQPQTIPTSTPNMQHLSSPAHSTCSSCGCTGNSGTSASYPLHFIPSQMFHSQQLFPWTTAMTHSTNGLIHHPFIPPYHYQPFQNLNGVAHQEYLLNNHHHNFVHTHGIPLAGPTGNAPGPIMNQGLQRSNSIKEHKEKPRVVSCYNCGSHDHLGHDCSENSMESILGHYHLNYEPKE